The window atatgaaaaaaaatctacatttaaatacattttaaatctattaaaagACATTTTCAACTAGAAATGcgtgaaaataaaaacattctacattaaaaaatattttaaatttattaaaagataatatattttcaaaataaattatctaagaTTATTTTCGATGAGAAatgtatgaaaatataaaaattctttaagatatatattttatgaaaaacattccacatttgaaaacatcttaaatttatttaacaaattattttttattttaatataaatcgTCTAAATTTGTTTCCAAGGAGAAATGTGTGAAAACATAACAAATCTTAACACGTAAAATTTACTAAAAGACATTTTCAACTAGAAATgcgtgaaaataaaaatattatagattaaaaaatattttaaatttattaaaagataatatatttttaaaataaattatttaagatTGTTTTCGATGAGAAAcgtatgaaaatataaaaattctttaagatatatattatatgaaaaacaTTCTACATTTGAAaacatcttaaatttatttaaaaaattattttttatttttttaatccaccATTTAATCGCGAAAATCACAAgagtataaataaaaaaccggCTGCGCAGACAATTCATGACGCTAATTAAAATCCGAGGGAAAAAAGGGACAAAGAAAAGAACTCAAGTGCATGTGTAACGGTCGATTAAATTTGTCCCTTTTCTTTTACCATTATTAcgaataataatataattttgttttactatgTCATGCATTCCTGTAACCAGAACGTATGTAAAATGGAAAGATACATTAATGGATGTAAAAAGTATTAAATTCTCTCAGCTTTAAATTTATTCCAATATGGTTCTATTCTTTTACCAAAGGTAGGAAAACCTCGGCTACCCGAAGTTTCGGGGGTGACCTCCACGCGCTATGAATTGGTTGGGTAGCGGAAGGTGCCGCAGCAAGAAAccaaaaattctttgaaaagaTGATTAAAACACGAAAGATTAGAGGGAGTGGGGATTCACTTTCATAAAGTAAATCACGGACGTCCCAGAAACACCTCCCGCTCAGATGATAAAGCGGCGTCGTTTGGGACTTGGATCAACAAAAACGACATCGTTTTGATTTCACGGCATCGGTtcatagaaacaaaaaaataacatgagGGGGAGAAAAATGTCCAAGAAAAAGTGTGTCAGACCCAAGGATCGAGAATCTGACTAGTGTCTGCACCACTATTCGCAATTCATTTGTCTACTCCCTTTGTTCAAGCTCTTTCAAAAGCTTTTGTTTTCCAGCTCTTCTTCTCACTCTTTCCCACTCTTTCCCACTCTTTCTATCTTCTTCTTGGTGGAAAAAAACatcggaagaagaagaaatccaAAGCCCAAAACCCTAATGCGGAGCCATAAACCATTCTCTTTTTGTTGCCGAGCTTAGCTCACCATTTTTGCTCTGTAAAACCCTGAAAGGGCTACAGATGCCCTATCCAATAACCAACGCAAAAACCCTATTTTTTTTCGTACTTAGCACTCTTCCGTTGTTCTGTTTCTCCCTTCTGTAGAACTAGGAAGAACATTAAGCTCAAACCCCCAAAATGTTTAACCAAAGCACACTGTCTGGGCTCTTCGTTCTCTTCTTCTTGGTCTTGAGCAATGTGGACGTCGTGAGATCCAAATCCACCATCGAGCCATGCTCGAACTCCGACTCATGCAACGCCATGGTGGGTTACACGCTCTACACCGACCTTAAGGTCTCGGAAGTGGCGACCCTATTCCAAGTCGACCCCATTGCTATTCTCACCGCCAACGCCATTGACATTTCGTATCCGGATGTTGAGAATCACATCCTTCCCTCCCAGCtcttcctcaaaatccccaTTTACTGCTCCTGCGTCGACGGAATCAGAAAATCAGTCACCACACGGTACAAGACTCGCCCCTCCGATACTCTCTCATCGATTGCCGATTCGATTTACGCGGGTCTTGTGTCCGCGGATCAGCTCAGGGAGGCGAATTCGATATCGGATCCTTCGGTTCTGGATGTGGGGCAGACCCTTGTGGTTCCGCTTCCTTGTACTTGCTTCAATGGGACTGATAATTTGTTGCCGGCCACTTATTTATCGTATGTGGTGAAAGTTGATGACACATTGACAGGCATTGCTTCCAGGTATTCGACTACTATTTCTGATCTAATGACTGTGAATGCAATGGGGAGTCCAGCAATTAAGGCTGGTGATATACTTGCTGTTCCTTTGCCAGGTAATTTCGAACCCCTTTTCTGAACATAGTACCATTTGTAGGGCGTTTGATTGTATAACTTGATAATAATAGCAAGTTAGTGTGATTTTTTACTCACCCATTTGATAGGTTTTAATTAGTTAATGTTAATTCAGTATCTGAATTAGGGTCTTCCAGTTATGGAAAATGAGTACAGGTGTTAATTTGTTACATAATTGAGATCCATATACTTCCCGTATCAGTTTTGGTGGGATCATCTGAATTTGACACCGActtcataaaatttaatcaGTTGAAGCTAAACACGTATTGACAAATTTGTGAATTTGCAATTGAAAATggataatttttctttcacattGTTGATTCCTTTCTTGCCATGCTGGTGCATCTGTTTTTAGCTAAATGGTGCTTTATATCTCATTGGATGACTTGGGTGGTTGAGCATTTCCTTTGTTTACAGCTTGTGCatctaattttccaaaatatgcTTCGGACTATGGGCTAGCTGTGCCAAATGGGAGTTATGCTATCACTGCAAGTCACTGTGTACAATGCAGTTGCGGGCCAGGAAGTCTCAAGTAACTGAGTAACTTTTCTTGCATTTTGGTTCCATTTCTAGTTggtttgatatatttttcttcaaacatatatggtttttttatgttaattgtGATGGTTGTGGCTTTGTACAGTTTATACTGCATGCCAGCATCTTTGGCAGTCTCTTGTTCAAGTATGCAATGCAGGAATACTAACCTTATGCTCGGGAATGTTACAATGCAAAAGAGTAGTGCTGGCTGCAATGTTACATCTTGTAGCTATGGTGGTTTTGTCAATGGCACCATTATTGCTACGTAAggctctttttttatttttattttttgggtctTGCCCTGTCATAGGCTTTcataattgtaattattttacaGTTTGGGTTGATGGTTTATTATCTTCAATTCGAATTTGTTCACTTTTCAGGCTGACCACATCCCTTCAACCTCGATGTCCAGGTAAAGATCGATCTAAATCCTGTTAATGCAGTGTGTGTTTGGAAAACCATCTATTTTCGATTTTGGGTGTTTAGATGTCCCTTGAAAGTTGAACAAAACTATTTGTTTCTTAGTGCCTGTTTAAATGATGAAACATTAAGATATTGATAAAtgatgcctttttttttatgtgtgaTGATCACAGCTGTTTCTCCATGTTAGAGTATGTCACTGCCGAATTGCAAGATGCAATAGATGGATTCAATCTGTTGAGCTATAAAATCCTTCCTTTATTAATTCacttaaaacaatattttttatctcataaacttaaaaataaaattgtttaggATCCAGAAACTGGCCCCATTTTCTATTATCACCAATTTACTGGTTTTGCTGTTAACCATTTTTACACGAGAAGCTCATATGTTGAAATGTTGTATAAGTTGAACTTGaaccatcattttttattttttataacaatgcAGGGATCCAGCAATTTCCTCCACTTATAGCACCACCATCTTCAGTAATCAGGGATTCATTCTATGCCCCATCACCTTCTCCATCTCAGTCAGATGGTGCTGGAACAACAATTCCTAGTCCTTCGGTGGTGCCTTCAACAGGGTCAATTCCAGGTTTTGCTCCCGCCAATGGCCCAACTGGAAGTGCCTCTGATGCTAGCTCTTTGGTGAACCCATTAGCCAGTTTCCCTGTTGTGATTGCCTTATGTTTGTTTTTCAAGTTAATGGTCTCgtcctttttataattttgcttGTCAAATGTGTGCCTAGTCGATGGGATTTTGTTCTGCATGGTTTCTGCCTTTCTGTCAGGTTCCCCCTTGTTGTGTTCgacttcttttatttattctcatcAGTAGATTGATTTGTGGATGCGGGAAGCCAGAGAATTTTATTCTGCTTAGCATTTTGTTCCACTCATTTGCCTTACCTAGCTACTCTGTACTCTGCGACATAGGCGGTTCCCCTCACTGTATTTTATCATTGTGAACATCATCCAGAGCTTTAAGAAACTGCTTGAGTGACTGCTTTGCTTTTTGTAACTTATGGTCATTTTTAGTctctttaaattttatgctcCTTTATGATCTTTTACATGTGACTAGTTAGCTAGATTTAGTTGCCCATAATTTATGCATCTGACTGTTTTGCTTTGCAATTTTACATTTATAACCACAATTGTATTTATCCAAAACATGGTCATACAAACATTAATACTAGAAACaatcgaaaaaaaaaagaagaagaaaaaaacagagaataataaatttatggtcATGCATCCAAAGCTGAAAACTTCTTTAACTCAcattttgtttataaaagatggtccctCCACCTTTGTTGACCTTTGTTGAGTTCATTGATCGGGTGGGTTCCTGGAGGggatattttgatattttttttgtatatttttatggacagttttttgttttactcgTAAGGGGTGAGTATTTCCTTTTCTATTCTGTAAATCTTGAGTCCTGGAGGggatattttgatattttttttgtatatttttatggacagttttttgttttacttataagGGGTGagtatttccttttttattctgTAAATCTTGAGTCCTGGAGgggatattttgatttttttttgtatatttttatggacagttttttgttttacttataagGGGTGAGTATTTCCTTTTCTGTAAATCTTGGGTGCTATTTTAGCACCTCTTAGCaatacaatatttttcttatcaaaaaacaaaaaaataaaataaaagaaattattataccCATTGTATAAAGGATATAAAAGAGAAGAATATAAGAAggatatgttattttattttttattatatctcaTGCGTCCAGTGAAATAATCATTGTCAAACTTTGGTCTCTGTTTCTGCATTTATGGTCAAACTCTCATCCCTGCAATTAAACATCCCTAGATTTTGCTTATTCTCTGTTTCATAGTTGATcctttcttcatcttttttctgTCGAATTATGCAAGATATACAGTGAATTAGTGCAAACATAAACCTTGATTTTATGGGTTCGGTAAGATTATGGAGATCGTTAACGCAAACAATACAAGGTAAAATGTGTTATATTGTAATACCTATGAGACAATACTGGTTTAGCAAATGCTAATTCCATTGCAGAAGAAATATGGGAACTTTTCTCTCTACGTCTAATGGAACTTGAAATCAGAGCAGCCACTCATGAACACCATATAGCTGGACGTTCAAACTGGCTTACACCTTATCACATTGGGTGGGAACTAAGGATAAAGTCGACTTCTTAAGATCATGGAGGACCAACATGTTCTGCTGCTGAATGTTCCCAAATATTGATGGACTGCCCGTGGCATCAATGGCCAAGCATATCAATCCCATGTCAGGATCTGATACCATATAATTCTCCACTGGCAGCGCTAAATCTAACCCCTTGAAGTGAAAGATCAGCTTTGGCACCTTGACCTCTGCTGCATTTTTCACTGGCAAATGAAAGCAAAGGTCAAGTCCGGTGGTGCTGGAATTGGCAACCTGAAGCTCCGTTTGGGAGATGAAGGCATTCTTTAGCACATCAAAAGCATCCTCCTGTAAATAAGTTATAGTTGTCCCAGAATCTAGGATCATGCCGCCGCTCCCATCCTTTCCCAATTGGAATGCGAAATCGGGTATGGGTAAAAGAGTGTAGCCGACTGTAATGCCTTTAAGAGACAGATAGTAATAGGATGGCAGGAATGGGTTTTGAATCAATGGGGTCCTTGGAATTTTTCCAGGGTTGAAGTTCGAATAAGCTAGAGATCCAAACAAAAGACTGCTCGTTTTATTCTCGTGAATGGAGGTTAAACAATACGAGAATTTTTGTGTACTAAGCTGTGAAACTAGCGACAGAACTCCCCGCCCGAGACCCAGCAGCCCTGCAGTCTGATCCATCCCTGTAGCCCGGTTGTTAACCCCACACCCGAACCCGATACGAGGGATTGAAACTCGTTTCGGTAACTCCCCAAAAGTGATAGTGTCCATTGCCATGAAGCCTTCCGTGGACGACTCGTCTCCATAAGTATATCTATACTCGCAAGATTTATCACACTTGGAAGGCTTTACACCCTCGCATAATTTACTGGAACATGAAATATTAGAGAAGGTGGAAGACCGCTTCGGATTGAAAACGGGCGTCGATTGCTGGAAACACAACTTGCATGGATTGCACTGCGTCCATATCAAGTCGCTTCCCGTATCCATTATCGCCGGGAAAGGCACAGGGGGTGTTCCGATCATTAAGTTCACTACGAACTCTCCATCTCCAGCATGAACCGGGGCTTGGAAATCGTTACGCTCTGCAGTTGTTGCCATTCCACTCATCCTCTGCAGCCGCTGCCTCCCGCGGTCGATTCCTCTTTGGATGAGTTGAAGTTTCGTGAAGTTACGACCAGCATCAATATGTCTTAGGCCGACCTGGAACCCAGTTTCCAGTTGCTGGCGACGGAAGCCTGGCATCAACGTAGATGATGACCGTGGAAGACCAAGAACGGTGAGGATGAGTAGTAGAAATGGAAGTGAAGGTAAGGGGTAAGGAGGAGGAGCCATGGGTGCAAATGTGGGTAGAGATATGAAGGGAGGGAGGGTGAGGGAGGTTTATGTAGATAGGGTAAAGGCATCGAAAAGCCATTGTAACAGTCAGAAACTCTAGATGTAACGTTTGCTGCATTAACCGTCGAAGAATATGGAAGAGGAGAGGAGCTTGAAGATGATTGGGAGAGACTGCTTGAATGGCCTAACTGCCTTGGTGTGGAAGCATGCAGTGGGGTTAGTGGGGGGAGCCCCACGTGAAGCATTTTAGTGTGCCTAAGTCAAAAGTCAATCCCCAaaccaaaaacatgaaaaacaacCCCTTTGCTTCATCAATCTAGGAGCACGaaatgtattttcatttttggaaaatcatttattttgattACATGTAACGTGGGCCCACTTGGtgtcattaaattttatttttaatttaaagttatataattaaaaatatatgaaaatatataaattattatgtaCTTTTTGTTGAGATCATCACAAAAAATTGAcgttgataaatattttaaatatatttctatttatttatttttagttggaTTTATCAAATAAACTATTGTTTTATGACATCATTGaattgataattttaataaaataatagtaaattgTGCGGGCCTTCCCTCCACGTGTCATTGACTCGAGACCCTTTGGCCGACCAAGACAGATATATAACCTGTTTGGGATCAACCATAAAAGTTTTCATTCTTAAATTGGACTTTTCAAACGAGCAAATCAATTCAGTCCAAgtccttaaaattttttacatgCGTGGTTAACCACGCTTGATGTCTGAGTGATAGACAAAACGTCATTTATACTCAAAAGTCAATGTTAATCAATTGTTACACACAATCCCACATATTGACAAGTTAAATGGACAGTCAGCAAATGACACCAGTCAGCAGCCCTTACTTAATGTGATTGTCGATGATGTTGTGTGTCCTATCAAGGCTTAATTTCCGCCCTGAAGGCAATCATCATTACAAGAAAAGTTAAGAGTGCATAATCAGCGCTATAATGACGGTATCATCAGCTTTATATAAACCCCTCAATAAGCAAAAACAAGGTACACACACTCATTCTTTCCCACAAAAAATAGTTAGAGTTATCCTCAGTGATTTTTGACTTAAGCATCAGAGGAGCGTGCCCGAACCACCTATTTGGACATCCTTTTGTGAAGAGAAGAAGTCCGTCTGACTCTAGTGAGGTTGGACAGACTTAAATCCAGTTGGCTCGATACCAATATAAACGTGTAATTTGATAGTGTCCTAGTCGTTAAGACAATGGGTAGTAGAGAAACTATCTATTTGCTTTCTTAATATCAATGATAATATACATGTACAACTATTTTTTGTATGGCCTCCACCTACGTGGCCATGAACACCATTGGCCAGGTTTTTGATCATTGTactacatatttaaaaaaaccaatttgtaaaaaaagaataaactattttcaaaacaaccATGTCATCATATAAGAAATGAAGTTGTTTCATCCATGTAAAAAATGAAGTATGATAAGAGATGCTACTTAATtctctaaattaattaaaaaaaattataagccaaaatcatttgataacttcaaattttctaagcaAAATAATCTCTTCAAAtaaatcgtctcttgaaaatACAATtatctcatattaaaaaaattattttatattaaattatataatgactaaaaaaattatcctgaagtttatctttaaattgatttaattattgtttttaaaaatggaaactaACTTAGTTTAATATTCACCTGTTCTctctaatataaataataaatattttaatttttaaattttatttattactttattgcTAGTTTCACTTTCACTTTAATTCTTAATATCTGTTTTTAATTggattacaattatttttactcGGTTTAGCATTAGGGTAACAACTTGGACGAGTTGGGCGAATCAGTAATTAACctgaatgaaaaataatcaactTAAACCCAACCCAACCTTTAACCCAAGGTACTCAACCTAAGTTCAACTCAATCTTATTTCTCTAAACTTGGGTTAATTTTTGGTTAGTTGGATTGAAAGAGTTGCATcattaaaaatacatttataatgttttaaaattgttttatatatttatatgaaaatttgaatggtaactaaaataaaatttcaaaataccaatgaaaaagtaaaagtatatatatatatatatttctaaaatggtgaaaaagtatatgataaaataaattttgatttttttttaaagaaatattattaaataatataatatacattataaatattataacaaCATTAAATTGGGTTTGAACTAGATTCAAATTACCTGAATTTTAGCTTAAACCAAACCCAAATTGAGTTTGCATTGAAAACAACTAACCTAAGCCCAACCTGGGTATTGGAATTTGTGAAATATGGTTAAATTGATTAAGGAAAACACTCAAAAGATGGGGTGAATTTGGtgattaaaaatgtaaatataaatagagaaggaaaaaaaaaacacaaattagTTTTATAATGGTTTGGTAAATCCTGCCTATATCCACACTACTTGATCTCATTTTTGAATGAGGATTCTACTAATTAAGGCTTCAAACTAAGCCTTTGACTTGTGCAATTGGGGTTAATGGAACCAATAGGTCTTGCACGTATTTTCAAACTCAATTAACTTGAAGGTTTAGACACTCGACCTTTCACAAATAGGGTATGTTTAATCACACTCAAACAATGGAAGctaatatgaaaacaaataggTGCACTAAATGATCTATAAGTGAAAATTTCAATACTTTAGCGTTTAAgagttttaaaacataaaaaaaaataaaaaaatagtaggcAAACAATTTAATGCAATTGTTATCTTGTAAATAAATGCACAAGAGCTCTAGGAAACCAACCTTAAACAATATATTTTGTAGAAATAAACCTAGATCAATTGAGCCCtaatttgattaattgaataattgttaGGCATTTAATGTACTACAAGTAACCATTAGTCCTT is drawn from Vitis riparia cultivar Riparia Gloire de Montpellier isolate 1030 chromosome 18, EGFV_Vit.rip_1.0, whole genome shotgun sequence and contains these coding sequences:
- the LOC117907772 gene encoding lysM domain-containing GPI-anchored protein 1-like, which codes for MFNQSTLSGLFVLFFLVLSNVDVVRSKSTIEPCSNSDSCNAMVGYTLYTDLKVSEVATLFQVDPIAILTANAIDISYPDVENHILPSQLFLKIPIYCSCVDGIRKSVTTRYKTRPSDTLSSIADSIYAGLVSADQLREANSISDPSVLDVGQTLVVPLPCTCFNGTDNLLPATYLSYVVKVDDTLTGIASRYSTTISDLMTVNAMGSPAIKAGDILAVPLPACASNFPKYASDYGLAVPNGSYAITASHCVQCSCGPGSLNLYCMPASLAVSCSSMQCRNTNLMLGNVTMQKSSAGCNVTSCSYGGFVNGTIIATLTTSLQPRCPGIQQFPPLIAPPSSVIRDSFYAPSPSPSQSDGAGTTIPSPSVVPSTGSIPGFAPANGPTGSASDASSLVNPLASFPVVIALCLFFKLMVSSFL
- the LOC117907119 gene encoding aspartic proteinase nepenthesin-1-like, whose amino-acid sequence is MAPPPYPLPSLPFLLLILTVLGLPRSSSTLMPGFRRQQLETGFQVGLRHIDAGRNFTKLQLIQRGIDRGRQRLQRMSGMATTAERNDFQAPVHAGDGEFVVNLMIGTPPVPFPAIMDTGSDLIWTQCNPCKLCFQQSTPVFNPKRSSTFSNISCSSKLCEGVKPSKCDKSCEYRYTYGDESSTEGFMAMDTITFGELPKRVSIPRIGFGCGVNNRATGMDQTAGLLGLGRGVLSLVSQLSTQKFSYCLTSIHENKTSSLLFGSLAYSNFNPGKIPRTPLIQNPFLPSYYYLSLKGITVGYTLLPIPDFAFQLGKDGSGGMILDSGTTITYLQEDAFDVLKNAFISQTELQVANSSTTGLDLCFHLPVKNAAEVKVPKLIFHFKGLDLALPVENYMVSDPDMGLICLAIDATGSPSIFGNIQQQNMLVLHDLKKSTLSLVPTQCDKV